One Legionella lansingensis genomic region harbors:
- a CDS encoding GTP-binding protein, which produces MIIKILFIGDTKTGKTQLVNRLAGKPFDINYQKTIGLDFAGKTIDEETRQRLWNTTEEIKLQLWSTGGLDSYRAITLELCSSAPFIVYCVDLSEDIKQQHIAEDLQEIRKKNPKAKIILVGTKSDLPESHQERPAVFEGGFVARIVTSSDLPESHQQRLAEIEGDFVARIVTSSPNDIGIDALLQSIAKCTPVEKDEDTSQIGGPLPHEEDKLLEAKDLLVTNSPLWKALDDMHKAVANLPAAKYKVVSSEALALVNALRNPGKSNKEEAIKRFLDNCTKTLNGEHPYIMKTILAVVATAIVTVIVGTLAFAIGLAAGAWSGPGAFFSGLATGSSVAAVTETAVSGAFGLTAGAYTFFKESAAMKALKAVVAEAEHPEFAI; this is translated from the coding sequence ATGATAATTAAAATTCTATTCATTGGTGATACGAAAACGGGTAAAACTCAGTTAGTAAATCGGCTTGCTGGAAAACCTTTTGATATAAATTACCAAAAAACAATCGGTTTGGATTTTGCTGGTAAGACCATTGACGAAGAAACGAGGCAACGACTATGGAATACAACTGAAGAAATCAAATTACAACTATGGAGTACAGGAGGACTAGATAGTTATAGAGCTATTACCCTTGAGCTTTGCTCTAGTGCGCCATTTATTGTTTATTGCGTTGATTTATCAGAAGACATTAAGCAACAGCACATCGCTGAAGACCTTCAAGAGATAAGAAAGAAAAACCCAAAAGCTAAAATCATTCTGGTGGGGACCAAAAGTGATCTACCAGAAAGTCATCAAGAGCGACCTGCCGTGTTCGAGGGCGGTTTCGTTGCTCGTATCGTTACATCAAGTGATCTACCAGAAAGTCATCAACAGCGACTTGCCGAGATCGAGGGCGATTTTGTGGCTCGTATCGTTACATCAAGCCCAAATGATATTGGAATTGATGCACTTCTGCAGTCGATTGCAAAATGTACACCTGTGGAAAAAGACGAAGATACCTCTCAGATTGGGGGCCCACTTCCCCACGAAGAAGATAAGTTACTCGAAGCTAAAGATTTATTAGTCACCAATTCTCCTTTGTGGAAAGCATTAGATGATATGCATAAGGCTGTAGCAAACTTACCTGCAGCTAAATACAAAGTAGTCAGCTCGGAAGCACTTGCTTTAGTGAATGCTCTGCGAAATCCGGGAAAGTCCAACAAAGAAGAGGCTATTAAAAGATTTCTTGATAATTGCACAAAAACACTGAACGGTGAACACCCATACATCATGAAGACAATACTGGCTGTGGTAGCAACAGCGATTGTTACAGTGATTGTAGGGACACTTGCTTTTGCTATTGGCCTTGCCGCAGGAGCATGGAGTGGTCCTGGTGCGTTTTTCAGTGGTCTTGCGACGGGAAGTAGTGTTGCTGCGGTGACGGAAACTGCTGTAAGTGGTGCGTTCGGTTTAACCGCTGGTGCTTATACGTTCTTTAAAGAATCTGCTGCTATGAAGGCTTTAAAAGCAGTTGTTGCTGAAGCAGAGCATCCTGAGTTTGCAATCTAA
- a CDS encoding isoaspartyl peptidase/L-asparaginase family protein encodes MKIAIAVHGGAGDNSAFLQNNMNVTEDGLAQAAQYGYQLLQAGGSALQAVEEAVKLLEDNPLFNAGRGSALNCLGEVEMDASIMDGEKLTAGAVSMVREVKNPVSLARLIMERTKHVLLSGYGALDFAKYHGLLLRPDSYFITEHQYDQYEHLNRRERYEDLLHKKRLGTVGAVALDSKGNLAAATSTGGTSNCLPGRVGDSCLIGAGCYANNSGCAVSGTGDGEYLITGVIAHTISMMVEMKMNVREACDHVLHTRNKASKGEIGVISVDTQGEVGIAFNTEIMKRAWIGLDGQLQVKINR; translated from the coding sequence ATGAAAATTGCAATCGCAGTCCATGGTGGCGCAGGAGATAATTCAGCATTCTTACAAAACAACATGAATGTAACGGAAGATGGCCTTGCTCAGGCGGCACAGTATGGTTACCAGCTTCTACAGGCAGGAGGGAGTGCACTGCAAGCGGTTGAAGAAGCCGTAAAATTGTTAGAGGACAATCCTTTATTCAATGCAGGCCGAGGTTCTGCTTTAAATTGCCTGGGTGAAGTGGAAATGGATGCTTCTATCATGGACGGAGAGAAATTAACGGCAGGTGCGGTGTCAATGGTGCGTGAAGTCAAAAATCCTGTTAGTCTAGCGCGCCTTATTATGGAAAGGACCAAGCATGTACTGCTTTCAGGATATGGTGCTCTGGATTTTGCAAAGTATCACGGACTTCTTTTAAGACCCGATTCTTATTTTATTACTGAGCATCAATATGACCAATATGAACACTTAAACCGTCGTGAACGTTATGAAGATCTTTTGCACAAGAAACGTCTTGGCACTGTTGGTGCTGTCGCTTTGGATAGCAAAGGCAACCTGGCAGCAGCTACGTCGACTGGAGGCACAAGTAATTGCTTGCCAGGCAGGGTTGGTGATAGTTGCCTCATCGGTGCGGGATGTTATGCCAATAATAGTGGCTGTGCTGTTTCAGGAACGGGAGATGGAGAGTATCTAATTACTGGCGTAATTGCACACACGATTTCAATGATGGTTGAAATGAAAATGAATGTCCGAGAGGCTTGCGATCATGTTCTGCATACTCGTAACAAAGCGAGCAAAGGAGAAATTGGAGTGATCTCTGTTGATACCCAGGGTGAAGTGGGTATTGCATTTAACACCGAAATCATGAAAAGGGCATGGATTGGTTTAGATGGTCAGTTGCAGGTAAAAATTAATAGGTAG
- a CDS encoding cyanophycinase has translation MKPKGKLLIIGGAEDKIDEPPDIMEQRKEFPRYDILSELLPDSRNKKIELITTGSEVQEEVKKTYQKVFVEMGYSNVGFIPIKEREEARKKNYLTRAEEAGAIFFTGGDQFRLSTILGGTPIIDIIKNRYLTDSTFIVAGTSAGAMVMSSVMITCGGLTEALLYRNLATSSGLGLLTSCIIDTHFIKRGRFSRLAHAIIMNPEQLGIGLGEDTALIIKNGSEAECRGSGMVVIIDGRDIRQTNITQIKEGEAVFVENLKVHILVKGCHFSLATRKLAKPAMSPHFD, from the coding sequence ATGAAACCAAAAGGGAAGTTACTTATAATAGGTGGGGCCGAAGATAAAATTGACGAACCTCCTGATATTATGGAGCAAAGAAAGGAGTTTCCTCGATATGATATTTTAAGTGAGCTACTTCCTGATTCAAGAAATAAAAAGATAGAACTTATCACCACCGGTTCAGAGGTGCAGGAGGAGGTTAAAAAGACTTATCAAAAAGTCTTTGTTGAAATGGGTTATAGTAATGTGGGCTTTATTCCTATTAAAGAAAGGGAGGAAGCAAGAAAAAAGAATTACTTAACTCGCGCAGAAGAAGCTGGTGCTATTTTCTTTACCGGTGGCGATCAATTTCGACTTTCCACGATTTTGGGCGGCACTCCCATCATTGACATCATAAAAAATAGGTATCTTACTGATAGTACATTTATTGTGGCAGGCACGAGCGCAGGAGCAATGGTTATGTCTTCAGTCATGATCACCTGCGGTGGATTAACGGAAGCGTTGTTGTATCGTAACCTTGCTACTTCTTCCGGTTTAGGTTTACTGACTTCATGTATTATTGACACTCACTTCATTAAAAGAGGACGATTTAGTCGTCTTGCACACGCGATCATTATGAATCCTGAACAACTGGGAATAGGTTTGGGAGAGGATACGGCATTGATCATTAAAAATGGCTCTGAGGCCGAGTGTCGTGGTTCAGGAATGGTAGTCATCATTGATGGAAGAGATATTCGTCAAACCAATATAACCCAGATAAAAGAAGGAGAAGCGGTTTTTGTCGAGAATCTAAAAGTGCACATTCTGGTTAAAGGTTGTCATTTTTCACTTGCGACACGTAAGCTCGCGAAACCGGCAATGTCGCCTCACTTTGATTAG
- the cphA gene encoding cyanophycin synthetase, which yields MKILNIKVLRGPNYWSNYRQKLIVIKLDLEQFETLPTNRLPGFAARLKALIPSLYYHQCSPGVEGGFFERLDEGTWLGHVIEHIALELQCLAGMDCGFGRTYSAREYGVYHVIFCYEIEKAGLYAAQAAMNIAKCLAEGKDYHSLAEDIAELNHLYEQEKLGPSTHAIVEEAKKRKIPYARFEDSSLVILGQGRNQKKIWATVSSETNAIAVDIAANKGMTKKLLASSFIPVPAWLTIRDLDELEGAIATIGFPLVIKPINGNHGRGITTNISAKEKAIIGFKFAQEVSSEVIVEKFVEGFDYRFLLINNQVVAVAKRTPAMIVGNGIDSIQTLIDEANKDPKRGHAHENVLTSIKTDENTLAILAEKKLSLHSVLKNGEVLILKDTANLSSGGTAADVTNKVHPYNISLAERIARLVGLDVCGIDIVSKDIGLPLNGSNGAVIEVNAAPGLRMHLAPNQGTGRNVAAPFIDMLYPKGSSVRIPVVAVTGTNGKTTVVRLIAHLAKQAKHYVGFTTTDGIYLDGKLIHRGDCSGPVSAMAILREPTVDFAVLECARGGILRSGLGFDQCDISVITNITNDHLGLDDIHSMEELARVKAVVAHSTCKNGYAILNAEDDLVYAIQDDLHCNIALFALAETPRIKRHCDVGGLAAFIERDAIVISRGKERQILAKVKTIPLTFHGTATLMIKNILPAALAGVISGFTLKDIEQALYNFYPSVEHTPARMNIFDFDDFKIMVDYAHNEDAYVELQKFFSQINCSKKIGIIAASGDRRAEDIQKLGYRSAQMFDEIIIWHYKDSRGRMNQEITDLLLQGIESANFHAQVQVISDEFTAVRYAIATAKQNSFIFYSVDDVFDAVEFILEEKRKFKEETIIA from the coding sequence GTGAAAATTTTAAATATAAAAGTTCTAAGAGGACCAAATTATTGGTCAAATTATCGTCAGAAACTGATTGTCATTAAACTCGACTTAGAACAATTTGAAACCCTCCCCACCAATCGTTTACCCGGATTTGCAGCAAGGCTCAAAGCGTTAATTCCAAGTCTCTATTATCATCAGTGTTCACCAGGTGTGGAAGGGGGGTTTTTTGAACGCCTAGATGAAGGTACTTGGCTTGGCCATGTGATTGAGCATATAGCCCTTGAGTTGCAATGTCTTGCAGGTATGGACTGTGGATTTGGCAGAACCTACAGCGCTCGTGAGTATGGTGTGTACCATGTTATTTTTTGTTATGAAATTGAAAAAGCAGGGCTCTATGCAGCTCAAGCTGCAATGAATATTGCAAAATGTTTGGCAGAAGGAAAAGACTATCATTCATTGGCTGAAGATATAGCCGAATTAAATCATTTATATGAGCAAGAAAAGCTGGGACCAAGTACCCATGCTATTGTTGAAGAAGCCAAAAAAAGAAAAATTCCTTACGCTCGCTTTGAAGATAGTTCTCTCGTCATCTTAGGACAGGGCCGCAATCAAAAAAAAATTTGGGCTACTGTGTCTTCAGAAACGAATGCGATTGCTGTTGATATCGCTGCAAACAAAGGAATGACTAAAAAATTGCTTGCTTCTAGTTTTATTCCTGTGCCAGCTTGGTTAACTATCCGAGATCTAGATGAGCTGGAAGGGGCAATAGCCACAATAGGTTTTCCCTTGGTTATTAAACCAATCAACGGGAATCATGGAAGAGGTATTACCACAAACATTTCTGCAAAAGAGAAAGCAATCATTGGTTTCAAGTTTGCACAGGAAGTTTCTAGCGAAGTGATCGTTGAAAAATTTGTTGAAGGCTTTGACTACCGCTTTCTCCTCATAAACAACCAAGTTGTTGCTGTTGCGAAGAGAACCCCTGCGATGATTGTGGGGAATGGAATCGATTCAATCCAAACGCTTATTGATGAAGCAAATAAAGATCCCAAGCGTGGTCATGCACATGAAAATGTCCTGACTTCCATAAAAACAGACGAAAATACCCTGGCTATTTTAGCAGAAAAAAAATTATCACTTCACTCAGTTCTTAAGAATGGTGAAGTTTTAATTCTCAAGGATACGGCTAATTTAAGTTCCGGAGGTACAGCAGCTGATGTCACGAATAAGGTCCATCCTTATAATATTTCTCTTGCTGAACGCATAGCACGATTAGTAGGCCTCGATGTCTGTGGGATTGACATTGTTTCTAAGGATATTGGATTACCACTGAATGGCAGCAATGGGGCCGTGATAGAAGTGAATGCAGCTCCTGGTCTTAGGATGCATTTGGCGCCTAATCAAGGTACTGGGCGCAATGTGGCTGCTCCTTTCATTGATATGCTTTACCCTAAAGGGAGCTCAGTTCGAATCCCAGTTGTCGCAGTAACAGGAACGAATGGCAAGACAACGGTTGTGCGCTTGATTGCTCATCTTGCCAAACAGGCTAAACATTACGTTGGTTTCACGACAACAGACGGCATCTATCTGGACGGTAAGCTAATTCATAGAGGAGATTGCAGCGGTCCTGTGAGTGCAATGGCCATTTTAAGGGAACCCACAGTTGACTTCGCTGTTTTGGAGTGTGCTCGTGGAGGGATTCTTCGTTCAGGTCTTGGTTTTGATCAGTGTGATATTAGTGTTATTACGAATATCACTAATGATCATTTAGGGCTGGATGATATCCATTCGATGGAAGAATTAGCTCGAGTCAAAGCGGTTGTGGCACATAGTACCTGTAAAAATGGCTATGCCATTTTAAATGCAGAGGATGATCTCGTGTATGCCATTCAAGATGATCTTCATTGCAACATAGCCCTATTTGCGCTGGCAGAGACACCTCGTATTAAGAGGCATTGTGATGTGGGAGGTTTGGCTGCTTTTATTGAGCGTGATGCGATTGTCATTAGCAGAGGTAAAGAGAGACAAATTTTAGCAAAAGTGAAGACTATTCCACTGACTTTTCACGGAACTGCCACATTGATGATCAAAAACATCTTACCTGCAGCTCTAGCTGGGGTAATTAGCGGCTTTACTCTTAAGGATATTGAGCAAGCGCTCTATAATTTTTATCCTTCTGTTGAGCATACTCCAGCCAGGATGAATATCTTTGATTTTGACGATTTCAAAATCATGGTTGATTACGCTCATAATGAAGATGCTTATGTGGAACTGCAAAAATTCTTTAGCCAGATAAACTGCAGCAAAAAAATTGGCATTATTGCTGCTTCGGGTGATAGAAGAGCTGAAGACATTCAAAAATTAGGGTACCGCTCCGCTCAAATGTTTGATGAAATTATTATATGGCATTATAAAGACAGCAGGGGGAGAATGAATCAGGAGATAACGGATTTACTCCTTCAAGGCATTGAATCAGCAAATTTCCATGCTCAGGTGCAGGTGATTTCTGATGAGTTCACGGCAGTAAGGTATGCGATAGCGACTGCGAAACAAAATAGCTTTATCTTTTATTCTGTCGATGATGTTTTTGATGCCGTAGAATTTATACTTGAAGAAAAACGAAAATTTAAGGAAGAAACGATAATCGCATGA
- a CDS encoding MFS transporter translates to MSQPLINISRKQALVFAAFLVLYEFLTYIANDMIMPGMVQVVDSFQGPESAIATSLTAYILGGASLQLFLGPISDRYGRRPVMIFGASFFFVCTILIACSNSIEQFLLARFFQGMGLCFIAVIGYATLQEIFAEMDAVRLIAIMANAAILAPLIGPLLGAIFVHYYNWRLIFVIIGAMALFALWGLWRFMPEPVGQTKTNGEEIKPISLAPKMVAINYKNLLFNPSVFFGSVALGLLGLPCIIWIALAPVILINEAKLSVIQYGLWQMPLFAASIAGNWFLQKLTYHGSLKKILLIGSLTSSISLLFVMILPLLMGSDFLWLMPGLLVYFFGLGVATAPLNRLILFSTSVGKGTTSAFMTLVGMCLQAGGIEVANVLYSAHNNIVFAMFCALVGIIYFFVLAVTFMFAKTEPDVAVQGEGG, encoded by the coding sequence ATGTCCCAACCTTTAATTAACATAAGTCGTAAGCAAGCACTCGTTTTTGCTGCTTTTTTAGTTCTTTATGAATTTCTGACTTATATTGCTAATGACATGATCATGCCTGGTATGGTCCAGGTTGTTGACTCCTTCCAGGGGCCAGAATCGGCTATAGCGACTTCACTAACAGCGTATATTTTAGGTGGGGCTAGTTTGCAATTGTTTTTAGGCCCAATCTCTGATCGTTATGGCCGTCGTCCCGTCATGATTTTTGGGGCTTCATTTTTCTTCGTTTGTACGATATTAATCGCTTGCTCGAACTCCATTGAGCAGTTTCTTTTGGCACGTTTTTTTCAAGGCATGGGGCTGTGCTTTATTGCTGTCATTGGTTATGCGACTTTGCAAGAAATCTTTGCTGAAATGGATGCCGTAAGATTAATAGCCATCATGGCGAATGCGGCTATATTGGCGCCACTGATTGGACCGCTATTGGGAGCTATCTTTGTCCACTATTATAATTGGCGTTTAATCTTTGTCATTATTGGTGCGATGGCTTTATTTGCCTTATGGGGTTTATGGCGATTTATGCCTGAGCCTGTCGGCCAAACAAAAACCAATGGAGAGGAAATCAAACCCATCTCCTTAGCTCCGAAGATGGTCGCTATCAACTATAAAAATTTATTATTCAACCCTTCAGTGTTCTTTGGCTCCGTCGCTCTAGGATTATTAGGTCTCCCATGTATCATCTGGATAGCCTTGGCGCCTGTGATTCTGATAAATGAGGCCAAGCTATCTGTCATACAATATGGCCTATGGCAAATGCCTTTGTTTGCTGCATCCATTGCTGGGAATTGGTTTCTGCAGAAACTGACTTATCATGGATCTTTAAAAAAAATCTTATTAATAGGCTCTCTTACTTCGAGCATTAGCCTATTGTTTGTCATGATTCTACCTTTACTTATGGGCAGTGATTTTTTATGGTTGATGCCAGGGTTGCTTGTGTATTTCTTTGGTTTGGGGGTGGCGACAGCACCTCTCAATCGTTTGATTCTCTTTTCCACCTCAGTTGGTAAAGGCACTACCTCCGCTTTTATGACGTTGGTAGGCATGTGTCTCCAGGCAGGAGGCATTGAAGTGGCAAATGTTTTATATAGCGCTCATAACAACATTGTTTTTGCAATGTTTTGTGCATTGGTAGGTATCATCTATTTTTTTGTGCTTGCTGTGACGTTTATGTTTGCTAAAACGGAACCTGATGTTGCTGTGCAGGGAGAAGGGGGTTGA
- a CDS encoding HAD family acid phosphatase, translating to MKRTIKTITHILIAITTATFFSCPSFSEPNNLALLKHEIRRYHDSGLYEKELKQVLSQAQDYILKQVKINKHRENPQKLAIVLDIDETSLSNYTKITLRDFTNNHKQIHQEILAANSPAIPATLTLYHAAQKNGVHIFFVSGRVMSELKATRNNLLRAGFANWAGLYLRPDNYHQASIIPFKTRARKSITDQGYTVIASIGDQYSDLEGGYTQKVFKLPNPFYHIS from the coding sequence ATGAAAAGAACTATTAAAACGATAACCCACATTTTAATAGCAATCACCACTGCCACATTTTTTTCCTGTCCATCGTTCTCTGAGCCTAACAACCTAGCCCTTTTAAAACATGAGATCAGGCGGTATCACGATTCAGGCTTATATGAAAAAGAGCTGAAACAAGTTTTATCCCAGGCACAGGATTATATTCTCAAACAAGTAAAGATCAATAAACATCGAGAAAATCCGCAAAAATTAGCCATTGTCCTTGATATTGATGAAACAAGTCTCAGTAATTACACTAAAATCACCCTCCGTGATTTTACGAACAATCATAAGCAGATTCATCAAGAGATATTGGCTGCAAATTCACCTGCAATCCCTGCAACCTTAACGCTCTATCATGCTGCCCAAAAAAATGGGGTTCATATTTTTTTTGTTAGCGGTCGTGTTATGTCGGAACTTAAAGCCACACGCAATAATCTATTACGCGCTGGATTCGCAAATTGGGCAGGTCTTTATTTACGTCCTGACAATTATCATCAAGCTTCTATTATTCCATTCAAGACAAGAGCTCGTAAATCAATCACAGACCAAGGTTATACGGTCATTGCCTCTATTGGGGATCAATATAGCGATTTAGAGGGAGGATATACGCAGAAAGTATTTAAATTGCCTAATCCTTTTTACCATATTTCTTGA
- the greA gene encoding transcription elongation factor GreA, translating to MNKHPMTVKGAEALKKELHRLKTVERPRIIEAIATARAHGDLKENAEYHAAREQQSFNEGRIKEIEAKLANAQIVDISKLPNNGKVVFGAIVHVCHIETEARIQYQIVGEDEADIKVNKISYSSPIGRALIGKLVDDTVTVQTPGGMVEYEIVDVEY from the coding sequence ATGAACAAGCATCCAATGACAGTTAAAGGTGCAGAAGCGCTTAAAAAGGAATTACATCGATTAAAAACGGTAGAAAGGCCTCGGATTATTGAGGCTATTGCTACAGCTCGCGCACATGGTGATCTAAAAGAGAATGCTGAATATCATGCTGCCCGTGAGCAACAAAGTTTCAATGAAGGACGTATCAAAGAAATTGAGGCCAAGCTTGCTAATGCTCAAATTGTTGATATCAGCAAATTACCTAATAACGGCAAAGTTGTTTTTGGTGCAATCGTTCATGTGTGCCATATTGAAACAGAGGCTAGAATTCAGTATCAAATCGTTGGCGAGGATGAGGCTGATATTAAAGTAAATAAAATTTCCTATAGCTCGCCTATCGGCCGCGCCTTAATAGGCAAATTGGTAGATGATACGGTGACAGTCCAAACTCCTGGTGGTATGGTGGAGTATGAAATTGTGGATGTTGAATACTAA